A genomic stretch from Mya arenaria isolate MELC-2E11 chromosome 10, ASM2691426v1 includes:
- the LOC128205874 gene encoding scavenger receptor class F member 2-like produces the protein MNPGYQCKCHKIYCTNNACTTCLSSTFFLTSSDNSCCECPQNCKGAFCTRGPQCTSGCADAFYGMDCSQKCTDINAECFICSQYDGMCLVCREGFYPNETGNCISCNDNCKNGQCDSDTGRCIKGCEGTFWGDKCDILCSSSCETCQQESGICFSCVEQTVHGLFCNESCISSCFEGKCEQITGLCSLGCERNFFGNMCQTNCPENCLQTETKTSCNTDGDCLYGCINDLEGRYCTERRIYITSSTNIALAALVGVFATLFISTAAGCYLWNRRRSKPIEQSSEIQLDQIETEKAYEQLQRQAIEPIYRNVDDNYTVLSI, from the exons ATGAATCCTGGATATCAGTGTAAATGTCATAAGATATACTGTACTAATAATGCCTGCACCACATGCCTCAGTAGTACTTTCTTTCTTACTAGCAGCGATAATTCATGTTGTGAGTGCCCTCAAAATTGTAAAGGTGCTTTCTGCACACGTGGACCCCAGTGCACAAGTGGGTGTGCAGACGCATTTTATGGCATGGATTGCTCTCAGAAATGTACCGATATTAACGCTGAATGCTTTATATGCAGTCAATACGATGGAATGTGTTTGGTGTGTAGGGAAGGATTTTACCCGAATGAAACTGGAAATTGCATTAGTTGCAACGATAACTGTAAAAATGGGCAGTGTGATTCTGATACCGGCAGATGTATAAAAGGCTGTGAAGGAACATTTTGGGGAGACAAATGTGACATTCTGTGCAGTTCAAGTTGTGAAACTTGTCAGCAAGAATCTGGAATCTGTTTTTCATGTGTTGAGCAAACTGTACATGGGCTATTCTGCAATGAATCATGCATCTCATCATGCTTTGAAGGAAAGTGCGAACAAATAACTGGTCTTTGTTCTCTTGGGTGCGAAAGAAATTTCTTTGGCAATATGTGTCAAACGAATTGCCCTGAAAATTGCCTGCAAACTGAAACAAAAACGAGTTGTAATACCGATGGCGACTGTTTGTATGGCTGCATTAATGATCTTGAAGGCAGATATTGTACCG AAAGACGAATTTACATTACTTCTTCCACAAATATTGCACTCGCAGCTTTAGTGGGAGTGTTTGCTACTTTGTTCATTTCAACAGCTGCTGGTTGCTACCTGTGGAACAGACGAAGATCTAAACCAATAG aaCAAAGTTCGGAAATACAGTTAGATCAGATTGAAACCGAAAAGGCATATGAGCAGCTCCAAAGACAGGCAATCGAACCAATATACAGGAATGTTGACGATAATTATACTGTGCTTTCAATTTAG